The Arachis hypogaea cultivar Tifrunner chromosome 14, arahy.Tifrunner.gnm2.J5K5, whole genome shotgun sequence DNA window CAAAACACAACTATGCATATAAAAATACTCAAACCTCTGCCCCCTATGGTAAACCCTATCCTCACTGTTGCATGGCAGCAACTCGACCTGAACCCCAGACCCAGGCCTAACGATTCTGCCAACATCAATCTCCCTCACAGCCGCATCATCCCGAAACAAAGATATACGACCCTTAACATCCTCATTAATCCAGTCATAGGACCAGTCAATCTCCCCTTTCTTCTCCCTCTCAAACCCCATTACCTAACTCAGAAGCAaaaaacaaagaaggaagaagaagatgataagttacaaaacaaaagaaacagcaTGCATACCTCTTTTACTTATTCTGTTTTCAAAGAAGAAACACCAAGGGTCAGGGATAAGCAACTAAGTTTCCAAACCGTTAACTTAACCACATTGAAAAAGTAACTGTTTCATCAATCACATCAAACGACGTAGTTGCTTTGGAAAGATAAGAAAATTTAATGACccattactctctctctctcctcaccaAAACAACGCCCCACTACCCACGTCACGCATAGAGAAGTTTTAAATGAAGTAAGTTGAACTGGGGGCTCACTCAGCAACCCAACTCACCGAGTTATAACTCCTCAATAAGCTCAACATGCTTCATTAAAAATAACTCTCCACAGgccaagcttgggggctgtgatatggTCATAATAAATAAGATATAACTCGGTGAAGTCCGTTACAAACTCGCCGCTttatgagctataactcggcACAGTCCGTTACAGGCTCACCCATTCATGAGCTATAACTCGGCACAATCCGTTATAAGCTCGTCCATTCATGAGCCATAACTCGACTAAAAGCGTGTTCATCATGACCAACGATGTAACAGCAGACGAGTAAATAGACGTTGTCCGCTCTTTTATAACCGACCTTAATATTAAAAGCATAACGGACAAATAGCCGAGGATATAAAGTAAGGTAAAGTATTCTTTTAAAGACACGAAAAAACTAGATATCATACTGACTTAAGTTTCGGAgcgcctttgcaggtacactcccccttcTCTTCATTGCTCAGACCTTCATACCTCAAGAtaaagaaagagctcggattcgAGAGTTGGGCGTTCAGCCTCTGAGGACATAACTCGGTTGACACTCTTATTTCGCAAGCAAGAtcaaaactataatgaaaattttaaaatttaattaatatatgaggttatattagactttttaattttgatagcaTAAGTCAATTTTTAAAAGTTTCACGTTAGATGCTTTCAAAagtatcttattttttaaaaatcacaaacacaaatacaaaataaagaatttatactttaaaaaaagagtaatactatatgactaataaatattatcatttttattagTACTTACCTAACAataatttgcatatatataattagagaaaaagacaaataggtccttaaCATTTTGATCCGCAAACATTTAAGTCCTCAAggatttaaaaatacttttaagtttcTGACCTTTTCAAAACCTGGACATATCGACCTCTCATGTTCACTTGGACCTGTCACACGTGAGAGAATTTTTAAAATGGTCAAAAACTTAAATGTATTTCTACATCatgagagacttaaatgtctatagaacaaaaaatttaaagattaatttatctttttcaattataaaattttacacacaaaaaacatataatttatacatataaatttataaaatttatttgtaaaaaaatataatatttatattaattaaataataataaaaaatactaaaaatgattaatttttaaattttttcttttaaaaatatacaaGCACTTAATTGATGCGCTTGCTAGCCTAGCTGCAGCCAGCTTAAAATTAAAGTACGTCGGCACGTCACTGATCCCAAAAAATGAACTATCCAAAACATCACACCCCGAAAGACCATCCACCGTTGATAAAACATAATCAACGACTAATAATTTCTTCAACCACACGACACGGATTACAATCTCAAGGCGTCCATTTTTCCCACATCCAACGGTCATGAATCTCTCTTTCCATTTCGAGACTCAAAACACAAATCTTACTTGCGTCTCAACTCCTCTATAATCCATGTATATATAACAAGTATCAGCAACAATTCAAGAAACAGCGCCATCGAAACCCCAAACAACATTCaaatatcaaaaaagaaaaatctcTTGAGTGTTTTGAAAATGTCAGGTCGTGGAAAGGGAGGAAAGGGATTGGGAAAGGGAGGAGCGAAGAGGCACAGAAAGGTGCTTCGTGATAACATTCAAGGAATCACGAAACCCGCCATTCGCCGTTTGGCTCGCAGGGGAGGCGTCAAGAGAATCAGCGGTCTCATCTATGAGGAGACACGTGGCGTCCTCAAGATCTTCTTGGAGAACGTCATTCGCGATGCCGTTACCTACACCGAGCACGCTCGCCGCAAAACCGTTACTGCCATGGATGTCGTTTATGCCCTCAAGAGGCAGGGAAGGACTCTCTACGGTTTCGGTGGTTGATTCATTTTAGCGTTTAGTATTTCCTCGTGCTTGTAAATGTTTCATGGATTAGTGAGGTCGATGAAGTGTAGTGTTGGATCTTGAGGAAATGGAAatgattgtatttttttttattttggttttggaATCTTGATGTTATGTATTCTATATGAAATGTTAAGCTGAAGGAGTTAGTAATTCTGCTCTGTGTTGgtgctttcaatttttttattattttttcttatatttactGTTAGTTCGTTCGTATTTAGTTGATGATTCGGTGCCAAGTCTTTGTTATGAAATTTATCTCGTTTTTAAGTTCAACGAGTGAATTGGTTTCATTTACTTGAATCTTGAGAAATTCAGACTATAACTTAAAAGTTTATGATTGGGAATTTGCGTAGTTCCCTGCTAAATTGGAAAACCATATATGAAAATGTTCAAGAGCAAGATTCTGGCTGAGAAGCTTCATTCGGATTAGAGTAATGAGCACCAATCACGCAATTTGGACTGTAAAATTTTGATAGAAGTTGCAGAGGTTGAGAGGAAAGCACCATAAGATTTGACTGTTAAAAATTTCAAACATTTTTTTAACTACTAAAGATGtaattttgttgaattatttCAATTTTGATAACGGTGTTGGGAAgataattcaataatttttatgtAGTTTTGTTGAATATTGAGTAATTTTGTCGAATGAATCTAATTTTCATATCAGACTTGACTAAATTCTTACGGCACTTCCtaatattcattatttttattattttagtttatcaaattcaaaatttattatattggtATCCGAGATCTAATTTGAGTTAGTTTTGACTTGTAACAGTAAACACAAAAGTAAATAGTATCTTTTGATTTTAGCTTTTAAATAAGGTAAAAATGAAGTTGTTTTGAATAACGAAGGAAGATATAATGATTTGCACATCatataaacttttttttcttcttgattttgccTTATTTAAATGCTAAAATAAAATGACGCTGTTTAGTCATGTGTTCGGCATGGCAAATCAACCAATTCAACAGTTAATTCGCTGATTGAATACTAGAAAGGGTTTAGGGATCGATATAATGCTGACaactaaaatcctaaatcctacaATTGAATCTCGGATACCagtatagataattttaaatttgagagACTAAAATAGTGAAAGTTGTGAATCTAAAAGACTACTTTGGGAATTTAGTCTATCAAACTTGGTTAATAGCTTTCAAGAACAAAAATGATTGGAAGTTACGACATATGCAGAGGTGTGTGATTTAAAACAAAATGAATCAAACTATATTAGCAAGCTAGTTTTTCTTTTACCAAAGTATTAGTTTGATTCAAACTGTGACTAAGGATCCCTACAATAATGCATAACATAGAAGATAGTAACATATCAGCTGCATTTACTCAACCAATGAAGTGTGAACTGATACTAGTATTATTGAAGAAATTTCATACTTGCATTTTCTTGCGATTTTCCACTCCAAGTGTGATTGACAATAGGATGGTGTCAGAAGTAGAGCAATTATCAAGCAGGGAATATAATTCCTCAATGTTCTTGGGAGCTTCAATGTAAGGTATGTCCAACTCTTTAGACTGTTTTCCACCATCTATTTTGGCATACAAAGAATCCTTCTTATCTTTCTTTGTACCAGCATCCACAACTTCTGAAGttctttctttgctttcttcatctTCCAAATCTATTCCAAtgttatcatcatcatcactcaATCTTCTTGTTGCACAAATTATAATTGAAAATGAGATAAAATTTTCttactcttttaattttcttctcaCTCTATTGTTTTTCCTATCTCAATTTTCACttataatttgtaattattttcttaatttcttattCCGATCAAATCATTATGCAtcagaaaaagcaaaaacaaccgGTGGTAACTAAGAAGAAACAATTAAGCAAACCAATTATCAGGAACTAGGAGGAaagattggaaaaaaaaaaggtttgtgTATGACTATGGTGAAGAGTATACGacacataatataaattatttataggtTGAAATAATTAAggtaataaatacataatattttattattaataagaaTATCAAGCTAATCAATATACAAATCCTCGGAAAAATACTCGAACATTCCTTAATACTTAAGTGGGAACTAAGAAGATCATCTTTAGTTAAAATATCTGCAGTATGTTCTAGTCTTAACAgagaatgagaaaataaaaaatcttcGCCAATAAATACACACTTCTTATGGGCCACATCATTAATTTCAAGTATAACATAATTGCTCACAATAATCCTAATAATGGAAAGGTAAATTCCAACAAACTAGTACAAGGAAAGAGTAGGGATCAACAAAAATGTTGT harbors:
- the LOC112741024 gene encoding histone H4 — protein: MSGRGKGGKGLGKGGAKRHRKVLRDNIQGITKPAIRRLARRGGVKRISGLIYEETRGVLKIFLENVIRDAVTYTEHARRKTVTAMDVVYALKRQGRTLYGFGG